A region of Hydrogenimonas cancrithermarum DNA encodes the following proteins:
- a CDS encoding molybdopterin-dependent oxidoreductase encodes MAVEVSRRRFLQGSVAMTVLGGMSMAPSNLFSNEKEKGELSITTKTGTGKAVLVPTLCEMCVNKCAAIARVEDGVVTKLNPNPMFPKSRNMLCPRGNAGIQALYDPDRLKYPMIRIGEKGEGKFKRVTWDEAYDAIWNGTDKFKGMKQILEEEKDNRSTFVFCAGEGMAEHTFKNFYTGFGSSNWLNHASLCLRTVVSGYGVTLGTYPQADLENAEYIIMAGANRAEAIVTPDTMDFFKRTKGRGAKLICIDPRFTNTAAKADKWLPIKPGTDLAFVLALTYVVLNEELYDKAYVEKYFKSFDVYKNHIYAEGYTPEWAEKITGIAAKDIYEIARDFMAYAPKAVYYPGRRSTFAKNDFQLRRAMAIFQALGGGIDTKGGLIFGKKLPLKGHETVAPMYAQAEGVDVDRTKGKPGYADCAIVSGGGGWVPFRNRVLEGRSLYPVRGLFVYKHNPMMNMPNTAKTAKFLKGLDLIVTIDTMPSDTVMYADVVLPECTYLERTDPVKTFGGAEPAIAVRNKVIDPMFETKPVIEILRGLTEKISKPLFEITKKYDEDVQDEIADRGEEDVYKEYDLTIPFKQSQEELNEHAVSGYPGAYEALKEHGVFYPKIEEYFKQVSVNEHVYYPEEKKAYSVQGGAPKTPSGKVECNLRSIAKKGVDPMPTWRKEYEYTVPEGKFRMLTGRHAQFTQSGTANNAMLHDLIHENYIWINKRVAKKMGIRFGDLIEVSSRAGKTRIKAYPTEKIAPDQVFFIHGFGEESEALTWAYRSGGNDNAVIEDAVEPVYGGAAMHETNVEIRKV; translated from the coding sequence ATGGCGGTCGAAGTTTCCAGAAGACGCTTTCTGCAAGGAAGCGTCGCCATGACCGTACTGGGCGGGATGTCGATGGCGCCGAGCAACCTTTTTTCCAACGAGAAAGAGAAGGGTGAGCTCTCTATTACAACGAAGACAGGAACGGGCAAGGCTGTGCTCGTTCCGACCCTGTGCGAAATGTGTGTCAACAAATGTGCGGCGATTGCACGTGTCGAAGACGGTGTTGTCACAAAATTGAACCCCAATCCGATGTTCCCGAAGTCGCGCAATATGCTCTGTCCACGCGGGAATGCCGGTATCCAGGCACTTTATGACCCTGATAGGCTGAAGTACCCGATGATCCGTATCGGCGAAAAAGGAGAGGGAAAATTCAAACGCGTGACGTGGGATGAAGCGTACGATGCGATTTGGAATGGTACCGACAAGTTCAAAGGGATGAAGCAGATTTTGGAGGAAGAGAAGGACAACCGTTCGACATTTGTCTTCTGTGCCGGTGAAGGTATGGCGGAACATACCTTTAAAAACTTCTATACAGGTTTCGGCTCCTCCAACTGGCTCAATCATGCCTCGCTCTGTCTCAGGACCGTGGTTTCAGGCTATGGCGTCACACTGGGAACGTACCCTCAGGCGGATCTCGAGAATGCGGAGTATATCATCATGGCGGGAGCCAACCGTGCCGAAGCGATCGTTACACCCGACACGATGGATTTCTTCAAGCGGACGAAGGGACGCGGTGCCAAACTGATTTGCATCGATCCGCGATTCACCAATACTGCGGCGAAAGCGGACAAGTGGCTTCCAATCAAACCGGGTACAGACTTGGCGTTCGTTCTCGCGCTTACCTATGTCGTTTTGAACGAAGAACTCTACGACAAAGCGTATGTCGAAAAATATTTCAAATCTTTCGATGTTTACAAAAACCATATCTATGCCGAAGGATATACGCCGGAATGGGCAGAGAAGATTACGGGAATTGCCGCCAAAGATATCTATGAAATCGCACGTGACTTCATGGCGTATGCACCAAAAGCGGTCTATTATCCGGGACGGCGAAGTACCTTTGCGAAAAATGACTTCCAGCTTCGACGTGCCATGGCGATTTTCCAGGCACTCGGTGGCGGTATCGATACGAAAGGGGGACTGATTTTCGGAAAGAAACTTCCTCTCAAAGGGCATGAAACGGTCGCACCGATGTACGCACAGGCAGAGGGCGTGGATGTCGACCGTACCAAAGGCAAACCGGGATATGCCGACTGCGCCATCGTCTCCGGCGGCGGCGGATGGGTTCCTTTCAGAAACAGGGTGTTGGAGGGCAGAAGCCTCTATCCCGTCAGAGGGTTGTTCGTCTACAAACACAATCCGATGATGAATATGCCCAATACCGCGAAGACCGCCAAATTCCTCAAAGGGCTCGATCTAATCGTTACGATCGATACGATGCCGAGCGATACTGTGATGTACGCCGATGTCGTACTGCCGGAGTGCACCTATCTCGAGCGAACCGATCCTGTCAAAACGTTCGGTGGTGCCGAACCGGCGATCGCTGTGCGAAACAAAGTGATCGATCCGATGTTCGAAACCAAGCCGGTCATCGAGATTTTGAGAGGATTGACTGAAAAGATCTCCAAACCGCTCTTCGAAATTACGAAAAAGTATGATGAGGATGTGCAGGACGAGATTGCCGATAGGGGAGAAGAGGATGTCTACAAAGAGTACGACTTGACGATTCCGTTCAAGCAGAGCCAGGAAGAGTTGAACGAGCATGCGGTCTCCGGCTATCCCGGCGCCTACGAAGCGTTGAAAGAGCACGGTGTCTTCTACCCGAAAATCGAAGAGTATTTCAAGCAGGTTTCGGTCAATGAACATGTCTACTACCCGGAGGAGAAAAAAGCCTACTCCGTTCAGGGCGGTGCACCGAAAACGCCTTCAGGAAAGGTGGAGTGCAATCTCAGAAGTATAGCCAAGAAGGGTGTCGACCCGATGCCGACCTGGCGCAAAGAGTACGAATACACCGTCCCGGAAGGAAAATTCAGGATGCTGACGGGGCGTCATGCACAGTTCACGCAGAGCGGTACGGCCAACAATGCGATGCTGCACGACCTGATCCATGAAAACTACATCTGGATCAACAAACGTGTCGCGAAAAAGATGGGGATCAGGTTCGGCGATCTGATCGAAGTCTCCAGTCGTGCCGGAAAAACGCGCATCAAAGCGTATCCGACGGAGAAGATCGCACCCGATCAGGTCTTTTTCATTCACGGCTTCGGTGAAGAGTCGGAGGCTCTGACCTGGGCGTATCGCAGTGGCGGTAACGACAATGCCGTGATTGAAGATGCCGTAGAACCGGTGTATGGCGGTGCGGCAATGCATGAAACCAATGTTGAAATAAGAAAGGTGTAA
- a CDS encoding c-type cytochrome has protein sequence MRISKIVGAVACLTALSAGAMAAEMSNAQIYAKFCKKCHGSNGEGNPAKKGPALNDKDINELFDDLMDVEEKSFEGTQHEAMAHNLKVLERKKGIKVDPQSMAKYLYYSFNPHAK, from the coding sequence ATGCGAATCAGTAAAATAGTTGGAGCGGTTGCATGTTTGACGGCACTGAGTGCCGGCGCGATGGCAGCCGAGATGAGTAATGCACAGATCTATGCGAAATTCTGTAAAAAATGCCATGGTTCAAACGGAGAGGGAAATCCGGCAAAAAAAGGACCGGCACTCAACGACAAGGATATCAATGAACTCTTCGACGATTTGATGGATGTCGAAGAGAAAAGTTTTGAGGGCACCCAGCATGAAGCAATGGCCCATAACTTAAAAGTACTCGAAAGAAAGAAGGGTATCAAAGTCGATCCTCAGTCCATGGCAAAATATCTCTACTACTCTTTCAATCCCCACGCGAAATAA